The Hemibagrus wyckioides isolate EC202008001 linkage group LG15, SWU_Hwy_1.0, whole genome shotgun sequence genome window below encodes:
- the rap1gapa gene encoding rap1 GTPase-activating protein 1 isoform X12 yields MIERMQSNRMDEQRCALPPPLKTEEDYIPYPSVHEVLGRKSPFPLILLPQFGGYWIEGTNHELSNGNDLDQLLSPTSQIKLETNITAKIYRKHFMGKEHFNYYTMDSALGHLVFSVKYEVIGDQEHLRLMLRSKLKTYHDVIPISCLTEFPNVVQMAKLVCEEVNVDRFFPVLYPKASRLIVTFDEHVISNNFKFGVIYQKFGQTVEEELFGNNEESPAFVEFLEFLGQKIKLHDFKGFRGGLDVTHGQTGTESVYYNFHNKEVMFHVSTKLPYTEGDTQQLQRKRHIGNDIVAIVFQEENTPFVPDMIASNFLHAYIVVQVENACSDNVLYKVSVTARDDVPFFGPALPDPAIFKKGPEFHEFLYTKLINAEHACYKAEKFARLEERTRGALLETLYEELHINSQAMMGLVGDEEKLENGGGGGGGFFESFKRVIRNRSHSLDAMNFSIGKRAVSSSHSGSFTHNNNNNDQLHSPEAPKYAGISLLVPGKSPSKYGRRGSAIGIGTIEESLIIPGKSPTRKKSGPFNSRRSSAIGIENIQEVQEKRIAALLSEDRTVLCVSLPSVSLRNGRLIMDSSNSRESSPSTQKTPDSGHISQEPKSEISSNQSSPEVLVTKNSSAMCFRAPSIPEAHDLSRSSSNASSFASVVEENEAEVTEDYDTGMESLSSAGTPHKRDSFTYNTWLDDNVNNISTTRRGSSSGLGKPPDSGKGHEQNRTDIRFKLDRPIDHKSASNC; encoded by the exons AGCAACAGAATGGATGAACAGCGGTGTGCCCTGCCTCCACCCCTTAAA ACTGAGGAGGACTACATCCCATACCCCAGTGTTCATGAG GTGTTAGGCAGGAAAAGCCCTTTTCCACTGATCCTGCTGCCTCAGTTCGGAGGTTACTGGATTGAAGGCACCAACCACGAGCTGAGCAACGGAAATGACCTGGATCAGCTGCTGTCTCCTACGTCCCAAATCAAGCTGGAAACCAACATTACAGCCAAGATCTACAGGAAACACTTTATGGGAAAG GAGCACTTTAATTACTACACAATGGACAGCGCTCTGGGCCACCTGGTCTTCTCGGTTAAATATGAAGTGATCGGGGACCAGGAGCACCTCCGTCTAATGTTAAG GAGCAAATTAAAGACATATCATGATGTGATCCCTATATCATGTCTGACTGAATTCCCCAACGTTGTCCAGATGGCCAAG cttgtgtgtgaggaggtgaaCGTGGATCGCTTCTTCCCAGTGCTTTACCCGAAG GCTTCGAGGCTTATTGTGACGTTTGATGAGCATGTCATCAGTAACAACTTCAAGTTCGGAGTAATATATCAGAAGTTTGGACAG ACTGTTGAGGAGGAGCTGTTTGGAAATAATGAGGAAAGTCCAGCGTTTGTGGAGTTTTTAGAGTTTTTGGGTCAGAAGATCAAGCTCCATGATTTTAAAGG TTTTCGGGGAGGCTTGGACGTGACACATGGACAAACAGGCACAGAATCAGTCTACTACAACTTCCATAACAAAGAGGTCATGTTCCACGTCTCCACCAAGCTCCCCTACACTGAAGGTGACACACAGCAG CTGCAGAGGAAGAGACATATAGGAAATGACATTGTGGCCATTGTGTTCCAAGAGGAGAACACTCCCTTTGTGCCAGACATGATCGCATCAAACTTCCTGCATGCCTACATTGTGGTACAAGTGGAGAATGCATGTTCTGACAATGTCTTGTACAAG GTGTCAGTGACTGCCAGAGATGATGTCCCATTTTTTGGACCAGCTCTACCTGATCCTGCCATATTCAAGAAG GGACCAGAGTTTCACGAGTTTTTATATACAAAGCTAATCAATGCCGAGCACGCCTGCTACAAAGCTGAGAAGTTTGCCAGACTGGAG GAGCGCACTCGAGGAGCCCTGCTAGAGACACTGTACGAAGAGCTGCATATCAACAGTCAGGCCATGATGGGGCTCGTCGGTGATGAGGAGAAGCTTgagaatggaggaggaggaggagggggctTCTTCGAGTCTTTTAAG CGGGTGATCCGCAACAGGAGCCACTCTCTGGATGCCATGAATTTCAGTATTGGGAAGCGTGCGGTCTCTTCTAGTCACAGCGGCAGTTTTacccacaacaacaacaacaacgatcAGCTGCACTCACCAGAGGCCCCCAAATACGCTGGGATA TCATTGCTTGTCCCAGGGAAAAGTCCCAGTAAATACGGACGCCGCGGCAGTGCCATAGGGATAGGAACGATAGAAGAG TCTCTGATCATTCCTGGAAAAAGTCCAACGAGGAAAAAGTCTGGCCCATTCAACTCTCGCAGGAGCAGTGCCATCGGCATCGAGAACATCCAGGAGGTGCAGGAGAAAAG GATTGCTGCTCTCTTGTCAGAGGACAGGACAgtgctctgtgtctctctgcccAGCGTCAGTCTCAGGAACGGCAGGCTCATCATGGATTCCTCCAA caGTAGGGAGAGTTCGCCGAGCACACAGAAGACTCCTGACAGTGGACACATATCACAGGAACCCAAGTCTGAaatctcatccaatcagagctcaCCTGAGGTCCTTGTCACTAAGAACAG ctcggCTATGTGCTTCAGAGCTCCTTCCATCCCTGAAGCTCATGACTTGTCACGTTCCTCCTCAAATGCCAGCAGCTTTGCCAGTGTGGTGGAGGAGAACGAAGCCGAGGTCACTGAAGACTACGATACAGGCATG GAAAGTCTGTCATCAGCAGGGACTCCACACAAGCGGGACTCGTTCACCTACAACACATGGCTGGATGACAATGTAAACAACATCAGCACCACCAGAAGGGGAAGCTCATCTG GTTTAGGCAAACCTCCCGATAGTGGTAAAGGTCACGAGCAGAACCGGACAGACATCCGCTTCAAACTAGATCGACCGATTGACCACAAGTCTGCATCG aacTGCTAG
- the rap1gapa gene encoding rap1 GTPase-activating protein 1 isoform X1 — protein MPQRKRSFTFGAYGGVDKSFSRAQSLWKQDGGEPRISSTLDATLLQAPLPYTAPAFLKTTDLFEMIERMQSNRMDEQRCALPPPLKTEEDYIPYPSVHEVLGRKSPFPLILLPQFGGYWIEGTNHELSNGNDLDQLLSPTSQIKLETNITAKIYRKHFMGKEHFNYYTMDSALGHLVFSVKYEVIGDQEHLRLMLRSKLKTYHDVIPISCLTEFPNVVQMAKLVCEEVNVDRFFPVLYPKASRLIVTFDEHVISNNFKFGVIYQKFGQTVEEELFGNNEESPAFVEFLEFLGQKIKLHDFKGFRGGLDVTHGQTGTESVYYNFHNKEVMFHVSTKLPYTEGDTQQLQRKRHIGNDIVAIVFQEENTPFVPDMIASNFLHAYIVVQVENACSDNVLYKVSVTARDDVPFFGPALPDPAIFKKGPEFHEFLYTKLINAEHACYKAEKFARLEERTRGALLETLYEELHINSQAMMGLVGDEEKLENGGGGGGGFFESFKRVIRNRSHSLDAMNFSIGKRAVSSSHSGSFTHNNNNNDQLHSPEAPKYAGISLLVPGKSPSKYGRRGSAIGIGTIEESLIIPGKSPTRKKSGPFNSRRSSAIGIENIQEVQEKRIAALLSEDRTVLCVSLPSVSLRNGRLIMDSSNSRESSPSTQKTPDSGHISQEPKSEISSNQSSPEVLVTKNSSAMCFRAPSIPEAHDLSRSSSNASSFASVVEENEAEVTEDYDTGMESLSSAGTPHKRDSFTYNTWLDDNVNNISTTRRGSSSGLGKPPDSGKGHEQNRTDIRFKLDRPIDHKSASNC, from the exons AGCAACAGAATGGATGAACAGCGGTGTGCCCTGCCTCCACCCCTTAAA ACTGAGGAGGACTACATCCCATACCCCAGTGTTCATGAG GTGTTAGGCAGGAAAAGCCCTTTTCCACTGATCCTGCTGCCTCAGTTCGGAGGTTACTGGATTGAAGGCACCAACCACGAGCTGAGCAACGGAAATGACCTGGATCAGCTGCTGTCTCCTACGTCCCAAATCAAGCTGGAAACCAACATTACAGCCAAGATCTACAGGAAACACTTTATGGGAAAG GAGCACTTTAATTACTACACAATGGACAGCGCTCTGGGCCACCTGGTCTTCTCGGTTAAATATGAAGTGATCGGGGACCAGGAGCACCTCCGTCTAATGTTAAG GAGCAAATTAAAGACATATCATGATGTGATCCCTATATCATGTCTGACTGAATTCCCCAACGTTGTCCAGATGGCCAAG cttgtgtgtgaggaggtgaaCGTGGATCGCTTCTTCCCAGTGCTTTACCCGAAG GCTTCGAGGCTTATTGTGACGTTTGATGAGCATGTCATCAGTAACAACTTCAAGTTCGGAGTAATATATCAGAAGTTTGGACAG ACTGTTGAGGAGGAGCTGTTTGGAAATAATGAGGAAAGTCCAGCGTTTGTGGAGTTTTTAGAGTTTTTGGGTCAGAAGATCAAGCTCCATGATTTTAAAGG TTTTCGGGGAGGCTTGGACGTGACACATGGACAAACAGGCACAGAATCAGTCTACTACAACTTCCATAACAAAGAGGTCATGTTCCACGTCTCCACCAAGCTCCCCTACACTGAAGGTGACACACAGCAG CTGCAGAGGAAGAGACATATAGGAAATGACATTGTGGCCATTGTGTTCCAAGAGGAGAACACTCCCTTTGTGCCAGACATGATCGCATCAAACTTCCTGCATGCCTACATTGTGGTACAAGTGGAGAATGCATGTTCTGACAATGTCTTGTACAAG GTGTCAGTGACTGCCAGAGATGATGTCCCATTTTTTGGACCAGCTCTACCTGATCCTGCCATATTCAAGAAG GGACCAGAGTTTCACGAGTTTTTATATACAAAGCTAATCAATGCCGAGCACGCCTGCTACAAAGCTGAGAAGTTTGCCAGACTGGAG GAGCGCACTCGAGGAGCCCTGCTAGAGACACTGTACGAAGAGCTGCATATCAACAGTCAGGCCATGATGGGGCTCGTCGGTGATGAGGAGAAGCTTgagaatggaggaggaggaggagggggctTCTTCGAGTCTTTTAAG CGGGTGATCCGCAACAGGAGCCACTCTCTGGATGCCATGAATTTCAGTATTGGGAAGCGTGCGGTCTCTTCTAGTCACAGCGGCAGTTTTacccacaacaacaacaacaacgatcAGCTGCACTCACCAGAGGCCCCCAAATACGCTGGGATA TCATTGCTTGTCCCAGGGAAAAGTCCCAGTAAATACGGACGCCGCGGCAGTGCCATAGGGATAGGAACGATAGAAGAG TCTCTGATCATTCCTGGAAAAAGTCCAACGAGGAAAAAGTCTGGCCCATTCAACTCTCGCAGGAGCAGTGCCATCGGCATCGAGAACATCCAGGAGGTGCAGGAGAAAAG GATTGCTGCTCTCTTGTCAGAGGACAGGACAgtgctctgtgtctctctgcccAGCGTCAGTCTCAGGAACGGCAGGCTCATCATGGATTCCTCCAA caGTAGGGAGAGTTCGCCGAGCACACAGAAGACTCCTGACAGTGGACACATATCACAGGAACCCAAGTCTGAaatctcatccaatcagagctcaCCTGAGGTCCTTGTCACTAAGAACAG ctcggCTATGTGCTTCAGAGCTCCTTCCATCCCTGAAGCTCATGACTTGTCACGTTCCTCCTCAAATGCCAGCAGCTTTGCCAGTGTGGTGGAGGAGAACGAAGCCGAGGTCACTGAAGACTACGATACAGGCATG GAAAGTCTGTCATCAGCAGGGACTCCACACAAGCGGGACTCGTTCACCTACAACACATGGCTGGATGACAATGTAAACAACATCAGCACCACCAGAAGGGGAAGCTCATCTG GTTTAGGCAAACCTCCCGATAGTGGTAAAGGTCACGAGCAGAACCGGACAGACATCCGCTTCAAACTAGATCGACCGATTGACCACAAGTCTGCATCG aacTGCTAG
- the rap1gapa gene encoding rap1 GTPase-activating protein 1 isoform X3, with protein MPQRKRSFTFGAYGGVDKSFSRAQSLWKQDGGEPRISSTLDATLLQAPLPYTAPAFLKSNRMDEQRCALPPPLKTEEDYIPYPSVHEVLGRKSPFPLILLPQFGGYWIEGTNHELSNGNDLDQLLSPTSQIKLETNITAKIYRKHFMGKEHFNYYTMDSALGHLVFSVKYEVIGDQEHLRLMLRSKLKTYHDVIPISCLTEFPNVVQMAKLVCEEVNVDRFFPVLYPKASRLIVTFDEHVISNNFKFGVIYQKFGQTVEEELFGNNEESPAFVEFLEFLGQKIKLHDFKGFRGGLDVTHGQTGTESVYYNFHNKEVMFHVSTKLPYTEGDTQQLQRKRHIGNDIVAIVFQEENTPFVPDMIASNFLHAYIVVQVENACSDNVLYKVSVTARDDVPFFGPALPDPAIFKKGPEFHEFLYTKLINAEHACYKAEKFARLEERTRGALLETLYEELHINSQAMMGLVGDEEKLENGGGGGGGFFESFKRVIRNRSHSLDAMNFSIGKRAVSSSHSGSFTHNNNNNDQLHSPEAPKYAGISLLVPGKSPSKYGRRGSAIGIGTIEESLIIPGKSPTRKKSGPFNSRRSSAIGIENIQEVQEKRIAALLSEDRTVLCVSLPSVSLRNGRLIMDSSNSRESSPSTQKTPDSGHISQEPKSEISSNQSSPEVLVTKNSSAMCFRAPSIPEAHDLSRSSSNASSFASVVEENEAEVTEDYDTGMESLSSAGTPHKRDSFTYNTWLDDNVNNISTTRRGSSSGLGKPPDSGKGHEQNRTDIRFKLDRPIDHKSASNC; from the exons AGCAACAGAATGGATGAACAGCGGTGTGCCCTGCCTCCACCCCTTAAA ACTGAGGAGGACTACATCCCATACCCCAGTGTTCATGAG GTGTTAGGCAGGAAAAGCCCTTTTCCACTGATCCTGCTGCCTCAGTTCGGAGGTTACTGGATTGAAGGCACCAACCACGAGCTGAGCAACGGAAATGACCTGGATCAGCTGCTGTCTCCTACGTCCCAAATCAAGCTGGAAACCAACATTACAGCCAAGATCTACAGGAAACACTTTATGGGAAAG GAGCACTTTAATTACTACACAATGGACAGCGCTCTGGGCCACCTGGTCTTCTCGGTTAAATATGAAGTGATCGGGGACCAGGAGCACCTCCGTCTAATGTTAAG GAGCAAATTAAAGACATATCATGATGTGATCCCTATATCATGTCTGACTGAATTCCCCAACGTTGTCCAGATGGCCAAG cttgtgtgtgaggaggtgaaCGTGGATCGCTTCTTCCCAGTGCTTTACCCGAAG GCTTCGAGGCTTATTGTGACGTTTGATGAGCATGTCATCAGTAACAACTTCAAGTTCGGAGTAATATATCAGAAGTTTGGACAG ACTGTTGAGGAGGAGCTGTTTGGAAATAATGAGGAAAGTCCAGCGTTTGTGGAGTTTTTAGAGTTTTTGGGTCAGAAGATCAAGCTCCATGATTTTAAAGG TTTTCGGGGAGGCTTGGACGTGACACATGGACAAACAGGCACAGAATCAGTCTACTACAACTTCCATAACAAAGAGGTCATGTTCCACGTCTCCACCAAGCTCCCCTACACTGAAGGTGACACACAGCAG CTGCAGAGGAAGAGACATATAGGAAATGACATTGTGGCCATTGTGTTCCAAGAGGAGAACACTCCCTTTGTGCCAGACATGATCGCATCAAACTTCCTGCATGCCTACATTGTGGTACAAGTGGAGAATGCATGTTCTGACAATGTCTTGTACAAG GTGTCAGTGACTGCCAGAGATGATGTCCCATTTTTTGGACCAGCTCTACCTGATCCTGCCATATTCAAGAAG GGACCAGAGTTTCACGAGTTTTTATATACAAAGCTAATCAATGCCGAGCACGCCTGCTACAAAGCTGAGAAGTTTGCCAGACTGGAG GAGCGCACTCGAGGAGCCCTGCTAGAGACACTGTACGAAGAGCTGCATATCAACAGTCAGGCCATGATGGGGCTCGTCGGTGATGAGGAGAAGCTTgagaatggaggaggaggaggagggggctTCTTCGAGTCTTTTAAG CGGGTGATCCGCAACAGGAGCCACTCTCTGGATGCCATGAATTTCAGTATTGGGAAGCGTGCGGTCTCTTCTAGTCACAGCGGCAGTTTTacccacaacaacaacaacaacgatcAGCTGCACTCACCAGAGGCCCCCAAATACGCTGGGATA TCATTGCTTGTCCCAGGGAAAAGTCCCAGTAAATACGGACGCCGCGGCAGTGCCATAGGGATAGGAACGATAGAAGAG TCTCTGATCATTCCTGGAAAAAGTCCAACGAGGAAAAAGTCTGGCCCATTCAACTCTCGCAGGAGCAGTGCCATCGGCATCGAGAACATCCAGGAGGTGCAGGAGAAAAG GATTGCTGCTCTCTTGTCAGAGGACAGGACAgtgctctgtgtctctctgcccAGCGTCAGTCTCAGGAACGGCAGGCTCATCATGGATTCCTCCAA caGTAGGGAGAGTTCGCCGAGCACACAGAAGACTCCTGACAGTGGACACATATCACAGGAACCCAAGTCTGAaatctcatccaatcagagctcaCCTGAGGTCCTTGTCACTAAGAACAG ctcggCTATGTGCTTCAGAGCTCCTTCCATCCCTGAAGCTCATGACTTGTCACGTTCCTCCTCAAATGCCAGCAGCTTTGCCAGTGTGGTGGAGGAGAACGAAGCCGAGGTCACTGAAGACTACGATACAGGCATG GAAAGTCTGTCATCAGCAGGGACTCCACACAAGCGGGACTCGTTCACCTACAACACATGGCTGGATGACAATGTAAACAACATCAGCACCACCAGAAGGGGAAGCTCATCTG GTTTAGGCAAACCTCCCGATAGTGGTAAAGGTCACGAGCAGAACCGGACAGACATCCGCTTCAAACTAGATCGACCGATTGACCACAAGTCTGCATCG aacTGCTAG
- the rap1gapa gene encoding rap1 GTPase-activating protein 1 isoform X9, with protein MATRSPVHVTVGHWRRPGISNRMDEQRCALPPPLKTEEDYIPYPSVHEVLGRKSPFPLILLPQFGGYWIEGTNHELSNGNDLDQLLSPTSQIKLETNITAKIYRKHFMGKEHFNYYTMDSALGHLVFSVKYEVIGDQEHLRLMLRSKLKTYHDVIPISCLTEFPNVVQMAKLVCEEVNVDRFFPVLYPKASRLIVTFDEHVISNNFKFGVIYQKFGQTVEEELFGNNEESPAFVEFLEFLGQKIKLHDFKGFRGGLDVTHGQTGTESVYYNFHNKEVMFHVSTKLPYTEGDTQQLQRKRHIGNDIVAIVFQEENTPFVPDMIASNFLHAYIVVQVENACSDNVLYKVSVTARDDVPFFGPALPDPAIFKKGPEFHEFLYTKLINAEHACYKAEKFARLEERTRGALLETLYEELHINSQAMMGLVGDEEKLENGGGGGGGFFESFKRVIRNRSHSLDAMNFSIGKRAVSSSHSGSFTHNNNNNDQLHSPEAPKYAGISLLVPGKSPSKYGRRGSAIGIGTIEESLIIPGKSPTRKKSGPFNSRRSSAIGIENIQEVQEKRIAALLSEDRTVLCVSLPSVSLRNGRLIMDSSNSRESSPSTQKTPDSGHISQEPKSEISSNQSSPEVLVTKNSSAMCFRAPSIPEAHDLSRSSSNASSFASVVEENEAEVTEDYDTGMESLSSAGTPHKRDSFTYNTWLDDNVNNISTTRRGSSSGLGKPPDSGKGHEQNRTDIRFKLDRPIDHKSASNC; from the exons AGCAACAGAATGGATGAACAGCGGTGTGCCCTGCCTCCACCCCTTAAA ACTGAGGAGGACTACATCCCATACCCCAGTGTTCATGAG GTGTTAGGCAGGAAAAGCCCTTTTCCACTGATCCTGCTGCCTCAGTTCGGAGGTTACTGGATTGAAGGCACCAACCACGAGCTGAGCAACGGAAATGACCTGGATCAGCTGCTGTCTCCTACGTCCCAAATCAAGCTGGAAACCAACATTACAGCCAAGATCTACAGGAAACACTTTATGGGAAAG GAGCACTTTAATTACTACACAATGGACAGCGCTCTGGGCCACCTGGTCTTCTCGGTTAAATATGAAGTGATCGGGGACCAGGAGCACCTCCGTCTAATGTTAAG GAGCAAATTAAAGACATATCATGATGTGATCCCTATATCATGTCTGACTGAATTCCCCAACGTTGTCCAGATGGCCAAG cttgtgtgtgaggaggtgaaCGTGGATCGCTTCTTCCCAGTGCTTTACCCGAAG GCTTCGAGGCTTATTGTGACGTTTGATGAGCATGTCATCAGTAACAACTTCAAGTTCGGAGTAATATATCAGAAGTTTGGACAG ACTGTTGAGGAGGAGCTGTTTGGAAATAATGAGGAAAGTCCAGCGTTTGTGGAGTTTTTAGAGTTTTTGGGTCAGAAGATCAAGCTCCATGATTTTAAAGG TTTTCGGGGAGGCTTGGACGTGACACATGGACAAACAGGCACAGAATCAGTCTACTACAACTTCCATAACAAAGAGGTCATGTTCCACGTCTCCACCAAGCTCCCCTACACTGAAGGTGACACACAGCAG CTGCAGAGGAAGAGACATATAGGAAATGACATTGTGGCCATTGTGTTCCAAGAGGAGAACACTCCCTTTGTGCCAGACATGATCGCATCAAACTTCCTGCATGCCTACATTGTGGTACAAGTGGAGAATGCATGTTCTGACAATGTCTTGTACAAG GTGTCAGTGACTGCCAGAGATGATGTCCCATTTTTTGGACCAGCTCTACCTGATCCTGCCATATTCAAGAAG GGACCAGAGTTTCACGAGTTTTTATATACAAAGCTAATCAATGCCGAGCACGCCTGCTACAAAGCTGAGAAGTTTGCCAGACTGGAG GAGCGCACTCGAGGAGCCCTGCTAGAGACACTGTACGAAGAGCTGCATATCAACAGTCAGGCCATGATGGGGCTCGTCGGTGATGAGGAGAAGCTTgagaatggaggaggaggaggagggggctTCTTCGAGTCTTTTAAG CGGGTGATCCGCAACAGGAGCCACTCTCTGGATGCCATGAATTTCAGTATTGGGAAGCGTGCGGTCTCTTCTAGTCACAGCGGCAGTTTTacccacaacaacaacaacaacgatcAGCTGCACTCACCAGAGGCCCCCAAATACGCTGGGATA TCATTGCTTGTCCCAGGGAAAAGTCCCAGTAAATACGGACGCCGCGGCAGTGCCATAGGGATAGGAACGATAGAAGAG TCTCTGATCATTCCTGGAAAAAGTCCAACGAGGAAAAAGTCTGGCCCATTCAACTCTCGCAGGAGCAGTGCCATCGGCATCGAGAACATCCAGGAGGTGCAGGAGAAAAG GATTGCTGCTCTCTTGTCAGAGGACAGGACAgtgctctgtgtctctctgcccAGCGTCAGTCTCAGGAACGGCAGGCTCATCATGGATTCCTCCAA caGTAGGGAGAGTTCGCCGAGCACACAGAAGACTCCTGACAGTGGACACATATCACAGGAACCCAAGTCTGAaatctcatccaatcagagctcaCCTGAGGTCCTTGTCACTAAGAACAG ctcggCTATGTGCTTCAGAGCTCCTTCCATCCCTGAAGCTCATGACTTGTCACGTTCCTCCTCAAATGCCAGCAGCTTTGCCAGTGTGGTGGAGGAGAACGAAGCCGAGGTCACTGAAGACTACGATACAGGCATG GAAAGTCTGTCATCAGCAGGGACTCCACACAAGCGGGACTCGTTCACCTACAACACATGGCTGGATGACAATGTAAACAACATCAGCACCACCAGAAGGGGAAGCTCATCTG GTTTAGGCAAACCTCCCGATAGTGGTAAAGGTCACGAGCAGAACCGGACAGACATCCGCTTCAAACTAGATCGACCGATTGACCACAAGTCTGCATCG aacTGCTAG
- the rap1gapa gene encoding rap1 GTPase-activating protein 1 isoform X8: MPQRKRSFTFGAYGGVDKSFSRAQSLWKQDGGEPRISSTLDATLLQAPLPYTAPAFLKTTDLFEMIERMQSNRMDEQRCALPPPLKTEEDYIPYPSVHEVLGRKSPFPLILLPQFGGYWIEGTNHELSNGNDLDQLLSPTSQIKLETNITAKIYRKHFMGKEHFNYYTMDSALGHLVFSVKYEVIGDQEHLRLMLRSKLKTYHDVIPISCLTEFPNVVQMAKLVCEEVNVDRFFPVLYPKASRLIVTFDEHVISNNFKFGVIYQKFGQTVEEELFGNNEESPAFVEFLEFLGQKIKLHDFKGFRGGLDVTHGQTGTESVYYNFHNKEVMFHVSTKLPYTEGDTQQLQRKRHIGNDIVAIVFQEENTPFVPDMIASNFLHAYIVVQVENACSDNVLYKVSVTARDDVPFFGPALPDPAIFKKGPEFHEFLYTKLINAEHACYKAEKFARLEERTRGALLETLYEELHINSQAMMGLVGDEEKLENGGGGGGGFFESFKSLLVPGKSPSKYGRRGSAIGIGTIEESLIIPGKSPTRKKSGPFNSRRSSAIGIENIQEVQEKRIAALLSEDRTVLCVSLPSVSLRNGRLIMDSSNSRESSPSTQKTPDSGHISQEPKSEISSNQSSPEVLVTKNSSAMCFRAPSIPEAHDLSRSSSNASSFASVVEENEAEVTEDYDTGMESLSSAGTPHKRDSFTYNTWLDDNVNNISTTRRGSSSGLGKPPDSGKGHEQNRTDIRFKLDRPIDHKSASNC; this comes from the exons AGCAACAGAATGGATGAACAGCGGTGTGCCCTGCCTCCACCCCTTAAA ACTGAGGAGGACTACATCCCATACCCCAGTGTTCATGAG GTGTTAGGCAGGAAAAGCCCTTTTCCACTGATCCTGCTGCCTCAGTTCGGAGGTTACTGGATTGAAGGCACCAACCACGAGCTGAGCAACGGAAATGACCTGGATCAGCTGCTGTCTCCTACGTCCCAAATCAAGCTGGAAACCAACATTACAGCCAAGATCTACAGGAAACACTTTATGGGAAAG GAGCACTTTAATTACTACACAATGGACAGCGCTCTGGGCCACCTGGTCTTCTCGGTTAAATATGAAGTGATCGGGGACCAGGAGCACCTCCGTCTAATGTTAAG GAGCAAATTAAAGACATATCATGATGTGATCCCTATATCATGTCTGACTGAATTCCCCAACGTTGTCCAGATGGCCAAG cttgtgtgtgaggaggtgaaCGTGGATCGCTTCTTCCCAGTGCTTTACCCGAAG GCTTCGAGGCTTATTGTGACGTTTGATGAGCATGTCATCAGTAACAACTTCAAGTTCGGAGTAATATATCAGAAGTTTGGACAG ACTGTTGAGGAGGAGCTGTTTGGAAATAATGAGGAAAGTCCAGCGTTTGTGGAGTTTTTAGAGTTTTTGGGTCAGAAGATCAAGCTCCATGATTTTAAAGG TTTTCGGGGAGGCTTGGACGTGACACATGGACAAACAGGCACAGAATCAGTCTACTACAACTTCCATAACAAAGAGGTCATGTTCCACGTCTCCACCAAGCTCCCCTACACTGAAGGTGACACACAGCAG CTGCAGAGGAAGAGACATATAGGAAATGACATTGTGGCCATTGTGTTCCAAGAGGAGAACACTCCCTTTGTGCCAGACATGATCGCATCAAACTTCCTGCATGCCTACATTGTGGTACAAGTGGAGAATGCATGTTCTGACAATGTCTTGTACAAG GTGTCAGTGACTGCCAGAGATGATGTCCCATTTTTTGGACCAGCTCTACCTGATCCTGCCATATTCAAGAAG GGACCAGAGTTTCACGAGTTTTTATATACAAAGCTAATCAATGCCGAGCACGCCTGCTACAAAGCTGAGAAGTTTGCCAGACTGGAG GAGCGCACTCGAGGAGCCCTGCTAGAGACACTGTACGAAGAGCTGCATATCAACAGTCAGGCCATGATGGGGCTCGTCGGTGATGAGGAGAAGCTTgagaatggaggaggaggaggagggggctTCTTCGAGTCTTTTAAG TCATTGCTTGTCCCAGGGAAAAGTCCCAGTAAATACGGACGCCGCGGCAGTGCCATAGGGATAGGAACGATAGAAGAG TCTCTGATCATTCCTGGAAAAAGTCCAACGAGGAAAAAGTCTGGCCCATTCAACTCTCGCAGGAGCAGTGCCATCGGCATCGAGAACATCCAGGAGGTGCAGGAGAAAAG GATTGCTGCTCTCTTGTCAGAGGACAGGACAgtgctctgtgtctctctgcccAGCGTCAGTCTCAGGAACGGCAGGCTCATCATGGATTCCTCCAA caGTAGGGAGAGTTCGCCGAGCACACAGAAGACTCCTGACAGTGGACACATATCACAGGAACCCAAGTCTGAaatctcatccaatcagagctcaCCTGAGGTCCTTGTCACTAAGAACAG ctcggCTATGTGCTTCAGAGCTCCTTCCATCCCTGAAGCTCATGACTTGTCACGTTCCTCCTCAAATGCCAGCAGCTTTGCCAGTGTGGTGGAGGAGAACGAAGCCGAGGTCACTGAAGACTACGATACAGGCATG GAAAGTCTGTCATCAGCAGGGACTCCACACAAGCGGGACTCGTTCACCTACAACACATGGCTGGATGACAATGTAAACAACATCAGCACCACCAGAAGGGGAAGCTCATCTG GTTTAGGCAAACCTCCCGATAGTGGTAAAGGTCACGAGCAGAACCGGACAGACATCCGCTTCAAACTAGATCGACCGATTGACCACAAGTCTGCATCG aacTGCTAG